The Acidobacteriota bacterium genome contains the following window.
TCAATCCAAAACAGTGCGGCGGAAGACCTTGTATTCGCGGAATGAGAATCCGTGTGACGGATGTTCTTGATCTACTTGGCTCTGGCCTTTCAAAGGAACAAATACTCGACGAAATGCCGGATCTTGAGATGGAGGACATTGATGCGGTTCTTCAATATGCGGCTCGTAGATTTGACCATCCAATTTTGCCGGCCTTTGCATGAGGATATGGATCGACGCCCAACTATCGCCTCGAATCGCCGCTTGGATCGGCGAATTTTTTGAGTTTGAAGCGATAGCGATCCGCGAGCTGGGGCTACGCGACTCTGAAGATATCGAAATATTTGATTCGGCGCGTGAAGAAGACGCTGTCGTTTTAACTTAGGATCGCGATTTTCTGGATTTGTTGGAACGCTTTGGTCCTCCGCCAAAGGTTATTTGGCTGACGTGTGGAAATACTTCTAACCAATTCCTTCAGAAAATCTTGACAAACACGCTGGCTGATGCGGTCGAACTGCTCAAATCCGGTGAGGAAATAGTTGAAATTAGCTCCGTACCTGTTTTAGAACCATGAAAAAGTTATCCATTTATCTAATTATCGCATCCTTCGTTTTTAGCAGCGTTCCATTCATCCTTGCCGACGACGGCATGTGGACGTTCGATAATCCGCCGCTGAAGCAGTGGAAGGAACGGTATGGTTTTGAGCCCTCGAAGGAGTGGCTTGATAAGGTGCGGCTGGCTTCGCCGAAGTTTCCGGGAGCTTCGGGAGCTTTTGTCTCGCCGAATGGCCTGATCGCTACCAATCATCATGTCGCATCGAGTTTTATCGAACGCCTTTCGAGCAAGGAACGGGACCTGCTGAAGAATGGTTTTTACGCTAAAACGCAGGCTGAAGAATTGAAAGTGCCGGACGGCAACGTGTCTATCCTGCAGTCCTATGACAACGTCACGGAACGCGTTCACAATGCCGCAAAAACCGGAACTACAGACGCCGAAATGGCTGCCAAACGCACGGCTGAGATCGCCGCGATCGAGAAGGATTGCCCGGCCGGGCTTCGTTGCGAAGTGGTTTCGCTTTACAGCGGCGGAGAATATTGGGTTTACCGCAACAAACGCTACACCGACATTCGACTCGTGATGGCTCCTGAGGAACAGGCGGCGTTCTTTGGCGGCGACTATGACAATTTTGTTTACCCGCGGTTCGACCTCGATTTCACATTCCTGCGTGCGTACGAAGACGGCAAACCAGCGAGCACGCCGAACTATTTCAAATGGTCGGCGACGGGTGCTCCTGAGGGCGAATTTGTTGTTGTTTCGGGCTATCCAGGCTCGACCGCTCGGCTCTTGACCGTCGCACAGCTTGCATATCAACGGGACCTCGGCAATCCATTGCAGGAACAGGTTTGGAAGACCCGCCGCAAGGCTCTCGAGGAATATTCCAAACGCGGGCCCGAGCAGCAGCGTCAGGCAAATCCGGGGATGCGTTCGTTTGCCAACTCACTCAAACGCCTCGAAGGCCAGCAGAACGGCCTGCTCAATCCGCGAAACTTCGCTCGCAAAGAGGCCGAGGAAAAAGAACTGCGTGACAAACTCGCGGCGAAGCCGGAACTGGACAAATTATATGCTCCGGCATG
Protein-coding sequences here:
- a CDS encoding DUF433 domain-containing protein; translated protein: MSVNERITINPKQCGGRPCIRGMRIRVTDVLDLLGSGLSKEQILDEMPDLEMEDIDAVLQYAARRFDHPILPAFA
- a CDS encoding S46 family peptidase, which codes for MKKLSIYLIIASFVFSSVPFILADDGMWTFDNPPLKQWKERYGFEPSKEWLDKVRLASPKFPGASGAFVSPNGLIATNHHVASSFIERLSSKERDLLKNGFYAKTQAEELKVPDGNVSILQSYDNVTERVHNAAKTGTTDAEMAAKRTAEIAAIEKDCPAGLRCEVVSLYSGGEYWVYRNKRYTDIRLVMAPEEQAAFFGGDYDNFVYPRFDLDFTFLRAYEDGKPASTPNYFKWSATGAPEGEFVVVSGYPGSTARLLTVAQLAYQRDLGNPLQEQVWKTRRKALEEYSKRGPEQQRQANPGMRSFANSLKRLEGQQNGLLNPRNFARKEAEEKELRDKLAAKPELDKLYAPAWTAIAKANEELRGKAKQLAFSNITASRLATIAQQIVTFHIETAKPDGQRYPEYRDTRLEAFKSALFSPAPIYPEMEQAALQAWLEEGVKVLGAGDPFVKAALGDAEPAEVVGRAIRETKLGDPAVRKAMLDGGAAAVNASTDPMITLARRVEPVIRQLREWNEKNVLNVETANGTRIAQARFAVYGKSMPPDANGQLRIEYGVVKGYEEDTTLVPYKTTFFGLYDRALSFGEKDPFHLPESLRSRRDKIDLSTPLNFVYSADTIGGNSGSPVINRKGELVGLNFDSNNQKLSNRYWYIEENEGSRAVGVHSAGIIESLRKVYDADGLVKELLAN